A genomic region of Bombus fervidus isolate BK054 chromosome 17, iyBomFerv1, whole genome shotgun sequence contains the following coding sequences:
- the Npc1a gene encoding Niemann-Pick type C-1a isoform X5: MYWFYMFYRGHRRTLTDASMSRLNVIIFVLGAWNVINAVSATQDGQCIWYGECYTDIYMHKKNCPYTGPAKLLDNEGQKLLAKNCPHLMIDSGNGINTCCDTNQLKTMDQNIKLASNFLNRCPSCLDNLVKHFCEFTCSTVQSKFINVTEIQTEKEVKYVNGIDLYITNKYLEGTFNSCNKVSVPSTGQLAMDLMCGIWGASRCTTLKWFHYMGDAANNQYVPFQITYKNTDEPVGSFIPVDPKITPCNKALNKNTPACSCVDCEASCPVPPSPPPLPTPFTIFGYDGYAVMMIITFVCGSALFILSIVCFNNRKQIGVISADDLPSGFDDEEQSTFIERLGAGTDKLLAEFFCWWGTACASRPWFVLFVGFLFIISLGHGIKYIHVTTDPVELWAAPQSRSRIEKEYFDQHFEPFYRTEQIIITSIGLPNIVHNTSNGPVIFGPVFNDTFLKTIYKLQEEIKKIITPNNYTLANICFAPLTSPFTGPPTVSQCVIQSIWGYWQDSVETFDYTTVDDDNFTVNYLDHFRVCSQNAYNPECLAPYGGPVEPAIAVGGFLSPGQDLQNPSYEKATAVILSILVNNYHNKSKLHPAMEWEMSYVKFMKNWIATKKPAFMDIAFTSERSIEDELNRESQSDVLTILVSYIIMFAYIAISLGQLKNCSRLLIDSKITLGLGGVLLVLASVVCSVGLFGFVGIPATLIIIEVIPFLVLAVGVDNIFILVQTHQRESRRPNESIPEHIGRILGQVGPSMLLTSVSESCCFFLGGLSDMPAVKAFALYAGMALLVDFVLQVTCFVSLLALDTVRQANNKLDVCCFIRGSKKDDGEEVVNGILYKLFKVVYVPLLLKKWVRAFVMIVFFGWICSSIAVVPHIEIGLDQELSMPEDSFVLKYFKFLNNYLSIGPPMYFVVKEGLNYSNKDIQNLVCGGQYCNNDSVSTQIFIASKQSNRTYIAKPASSWLDDYIDWSQLSMCCKYFVSNDSFCPHTGSSKYCSSCNITSNNIGRPIPTDFERYVSFFLQDNPDEMCAKAGHAAYGRGVNYVTDLETGLSKVGASYFMAYHTILKTSADYYESMRAARAISANITETINNYLRSIGDSSTVDVFPYSIFYVFYEQYLTMWPDTLYSIGISLIAIFVVTFLLMGLDIFSSVIVVITIMMIVVNIGGLMYWWRITLNAVSLVNLVMAVGIAVEFCSHLVHSFSVSVKTTRVERVADALTNMGSSIFSGITLTKFGGIIVLGFARSQIFKVFYFRMYLGIVLFGAAHGLIFLPVLLSYIGVMSRRGRRKAHECASRARNESRSQVCGPDSPLLQNDNNQYPTTSYASVNSIEQLHQVTF, translated from the exons ATGTATTggttttatatgttttaccGAGGCCACCGTCGAACTTTGACAGACGCTAGCATGTCACGTCTAAACGTGATAATCTTTGTGCTAGGTGCTTGGAATGTTATTAACGCA GTATCTGCAACACAAGATGGTCAATGTATTTGGTATGGAGAATGTTATACAGACATATATATGCACAAAAAGAATTGCCCTTATACAGGACCAGCTAAGTTATTGGATAATGAAGGTCAAAAACTGTTGGCTAAAAATTGTCCTCATTTAATGATTGATTCTGGAAATGGGATTAATACCTGCTGCGATACAAATCAGTTAAAAACAATGGATCAAAATATTAAGCTAgcatctaattttttaaacagatGTCCTAGCTGTTTGGATAATTTAGTAAAGCATTTCTGTGAATTTACTTGTAGCACAGTACAAAGCAAGTTTATCAACGTTACAGAAATACAAACAGAGAAAg aaGTAAAATATGTCAATGgtatagatttatatataacaaataagtATTTGGAAGGTACATTTAATTCCTGTAACAAAGTATCAGTACCTAGCACTGGACAATTAGCAATGGATTTAATGTGTGGCATATGGGGAGCTAGTAGATGTACCACATTAAAATGGTTCCATTATATGGGTGATGCAGCAAACAATCAATATGTACCATTTcaaattacatataaaaatactgaTGAACCTGTAGGTTCATTTATTCCTGTAGATCCTAAAATTACTCCTTGCAATAAAGCATTAAAT AAAAATACTCCAGCATGCAGTTGTGTAGACTGCGAAGCCAGTTGCCCAGTACCACCATCACCACCTCCCTTGCCAACACCTTTCACCATTTTTGGCTACGATGGCTATGCTGTAATGATGATCATTACTTTTGTGTGTGGTTCAGCTCTTTTCATCTTATCCATTGTATGCTTCAATAATAGAAAACAAATTG GTGTGATATCTGCAGATGATTTGCCGAGCGGATTCGACGATGAAGAACAATCAACATTCATCGAAAGATTAGGTGCAGGCACTGACAAACTGTTAGCAGAATTCTTTTGTTGGTGGGGTACAG cATGCGCGTCACGACCGTGGTTTGTCCTTTTTGTTGGTTTCTTATTTATCATTAGTTTGGGAcatggaataaaatatatacatgttaCCACTGATCCAGTTGAATTATGGGCTGCTCCACAATCTCGATCACgaattgaaaaagaatatttcgatCAACATTTTGAACCATTCTATAGAACtgaacaaataattataacatcAATTGGTTTGCCGAAC attGTACATAATACATCCAATGGTCCAGTTATCTTTGGTCCTGTATTTAATGATACCTTTCTCAAAACTATCTACAAATTacaagaagaaataaagaagataataaCTCCAAATAATTATACCTTAGCAAACATATGTTTTGCTCCATTAACCAGTCCATTTACGGGACCACCAACAGTATCACAATGTGTCATTCAAAGTATTTGGGGATATTGGCAAGACAGTGTAGAAACTTTTGATTACACTACTGTAGATGATGATAATTTTACAGTAAATTATTTAGATCACTTCAGAGTTTGTTCGCA AAACGCATATAATCCTGAATGTCTGGCACCTTATGGTGGTCCCGTGGAACCAGCAATCGCAGTTGGGGGATTTCTATCACCAGGTCAAGATCTCCAGAATCCTTCATATGAGAAAGCCACAGCAGTAATTTTATCTATACtagtaaataattatcataataaatCCAAGTTACATCCAGCAATGGAATGGGAGATGAG TTACgtcaaatttatgaaaaattggaTAGCAACAAAGAAACCAGCATTTATGGATATTGCTTTTACTTCAGAACGTTCAATAGAGGATGAATTAAATCGTGAATCTCAATCAGATGTTTTAACTATTCTTGtctcatatattattatgtttgcATATATTGCGATTTCTCTTGGGCAGTTAAAAAATTGCAGTCGACTTTTG atCGATTCTAAAATTACACTTGGCCTTGGTGGTGTACTTTTGGTATTGGCCTCTGTTGTTTGTTCTGTTGGTTTATTTGGTTTTGTTGGCATTCCGGCTACGCTGATTATTATTGAAGTCATACCATTCCTTGTCCTTGCTGTTGGAGTAGACAATATTTTCATACTTGTCCAAACACATCAAAGGGAAAGTCGTCGTCCTAATGAATCAATACCTGAACATATCGGTCGTATTCTCGGTCAAGTGGGACCAAGTATGTTGCTTACCAGTGTGTCGGAAAGTTGTTGTTTCTTCCTtg GTGGATTATCTGATATGCCTGCCGTTAAAGCTTTTGCTCTATATGCCGGTATGGCATTATTGGTAGATTTTGTGCTACAAGTAACCTGTTTTGTTAGCTTATTAGCATTAGATACTGTTCGTCAAGCA aacAACAAACTTGATGTATGTTGTTTTATTCGTGGATCGAAGAAAGACGACGGGGAGGAAGTAGTAAACGGAATTTTGTATAAACTTTTCAAAGTTGTGTATGTTCCACTATTGTTGAAAAAATGGGTGCGTGCATTTGTTATGATAGTATTTTTTGGATGGATTTGTTCAAGCATTGCGGTTGTTCCGCACATTGAAATTGGTCTAGATCAGGAACTTTCTATGCCTGAAGACAGTTTtgtcttgaaatatttcaaa tttttaaataattacttatCTATTGGACCACCAATGTACTTTGTTGTAAAAGaaggattaaattattctaaCAAAGATATACAGAATCTTGTATGTGGCGGTCAATATTGTAATAACGATTCGGTATCGACTCAAATATTTATAGCATCAAAACAATCAAATAG GACATACATAGCAAAACCTGCATCATCGTGGCTAGATGATTATATCGACTGGTCTCAATTGTCGATGTgttgcaaatattttgtttcaaatgATTCTTTCTGTCCACATACAg GATCTAGTAAATATTGCTCTTCGTGTAATATCACCTCAAATAATATTGGAAGACCTATACCAACGGACTTTGAACGATATGTATCATTTTTCTTGCAAGATAATCCCGATGAAATGTGCGCTAAAGCAGGTCATGCTGCTTATGGTCGCGGTGTTAATTATGTTACTGACCTTGAAACAGGTCTGTCGAAAGTCGGGGCGTCCTATTTTATGGCTTACCATACTATATTAAAAACATCTGCCGATTATTACGAATCGATGAGAGCTGCAAGAGCTATATCAGCAAATATAACAGAGAcgattaacaattatttaagaaGTATCGGTGACAGTTCAACTGTTGACGTGTTTCCGTACagcatattttatgttttttacgAGCAGTACTTAACAATGTGGCCGgacacgttatatagtataggGATATCCTTAATTGCTATTTTTGTGGTAACTTTCCTTTTGATGGGTTTGGACATATTTTCCTCTGTTATTGTTGTAATTACCATTATGATGATTGTGGTCAATATTGGTGGTTTAATGTATTGGTGGCGCATAACATTAAACGCAGTATCCCTCGTTAACCTTGTTATG GCTGTTGGAATTGCCGTTGAATTTTGTAGTCATTTGGTACATTCCTTCTCAGTATCGGTAAAAACAACACGCGTTGAAAGGGTTGCTGATGCATTAACGAATATGGGAAGTTCAATTTTTAGCGGTATCACTCTTACGAAATTTGGTGGAATTATAGTACTCGGTTTTGCTAGGAGTCAAATCTTTAAG GTATTCTACTTCAGAATGTACCTGGGTATTGTATTGTTTGGGGCTGCACATGGTCTAATATTCCTGCCAGTATTATTAAGTTACATTG GCGTGATGTCGCGCCGAGGGCGTAGAAAAGCCCACGAATGTGCCAGCAGGGCTAGA
- the Npc1a gene encoding Niemann-Pick type C-1a isoform X3, translating to MYWFYMFYRGHRRTLTDASMSRLNVIIFVLGAWNVINAVSATQDGQCIWYGECYTDIYMHKKNCPYTGPAKLLDNEGQKLLAKNCPHLMIDSGNGINTCCDTNQLKTMDQNIKLASNFLNRCPSCLDNLVKHFCEFTCSTVQSKFINVTEIQTEKEVKYVNGIDLYITNKYLEGTFNSCNKVSVPSTGQLAMDLMCGIWGASRCTTLKWFHYMGDAANNQYVPFQITYKNTDEPVGSFIPVDPKITPCNKALNKNTPACSCVDCEASCPVPPSPPPLPTPFTIFGYDGYAVMMIITFVCGSALFILSIVCFNNRKQIVARGEEVGRQVGRRLAAGLHHPGDGARIALAADQEDSPLQSKRSNDLPSGFDDEEQSTFIERLGAGTDKLLAEFFCWWGTACASRPWFVLFVGFLFIISLGHGIKYIHVTTDPVELWAAPQSRSRIEKEYFDQHFEPFYRTEQIIITSIGLPNIVHNTSNGPVIFGPVFNDTFLKTIYKLQEEIKKIITPNNYTLANICFAPLTSPFTGPPTVSQCVIQSIWGYWQDSVETFDYTTVDDDNFTVNYLDHFRVCSQNAYNPECLAPYGGPVEPAIAVGGFLSPGQDLQNPSYEKATAVILSILVNNYHNKSKLHPAMEWEMSYVKFMKNWIATKKPAFMDIAFTSERSIEDELNRESQSDVLTILVSYIIMFAYIAISLGQLKNCSRLLIDSKITLGLGGVLLVLASVVCSVGLFGFVGIPATLIIIEVIPFLVLAVGVDNIFILVQTHQRESRRPNESIPEHIGRILGQVGPSMLLTSVSESCCFFLGGLSDMPAVKAFALYAGMALLVDFVLQVTCFVSLLALDTVRQANNKLDVCCFIRGSKKDDGEEVVNGILYKLFKVVYVPLLLKKWVRAFVMIVFFGWICSSIAVVPHIEIGLDQELSMPEDSFVLKYFKFLNNYLSIGPPMYFVVKEGLNYSNKDIQNLVCGGQYCNNDSVSTQIFIASKQSNRTYIAKPASSWLDDYIDWSQLSMCCKYFVSNDSFCPHTGSSKYCSSCNITSNNIGRPIPTDFERYVSFFLQDNPDEMCAKAGHAAYGRGVNYVTDLETGLSKVGASYFMAYHTILKTSADYYESMRAARAISANITETINNYLRSIGDSSTVDVFPYSIFYVFYEQYLTMWPDTLYSIGISLIAIFVVTFLLMGLDIFSSVIVVITIMMIVVNIGGLMYWWRITLNAVSLVNLVMAVGIAVEFCSHLVHSFSVSVKTTRVERVADALTNMGSSIFSGITLTKFGGIIVLGFARSQIFKVFYFRMYLGIVLFGAAHGLIFLPVLLSYIGVMSRRGRRKAHECASRARNESRSQVCGPDSPLLQNDNNQYPTTSYASVNSIEQLHQVTF from the exons ATGTATTggttttatatgttttaccGAGGCCACCGTCGAACTTTGACAGACGCTAGCATGTCACGTCTAAACGTGATAATCTTTGTGCTAGGTGCTTGGAATGTTATTAACGCA GTATCTGCAACACAAGATGGTCAATGTATTTGGTATGGAGAATGTTATACAGACATATATATGCACAAAAAGAATTGCCCTTATACAGGACCAGCTAAGTTATTGGATAATGAAGGTCAAAAACTGTTGGCTAAAAATTGTCCTCATTTAATGATTGATTCTGGAAATGGGATTAATACCTGCTGCGATACAAATCAGTTAAAAACAATGGATCAAAATATTAAGCTAgcatctaattttttaaacagatGTCCTAGCTGTTTGGATAATTTAGTAAAGCATTTCTGTGAATTTACTTGTAGCACAGTACAAAGCAAGTTTATCAACGTTACAGAAATACAAACAGAGAAAg aaGTAAAATATGTCAATGgtatagatttatatataacaaataagtATTTGGAAGGTACATTTAATTCCTGTAACAAAGTATCAGTACCTAGCACTGGACAATTAGCAATGGATTTAATGTGTGGCATATGGGGAGCTAGTAGATGTACCACATTAAAATGGTTCCATTATATGGGTGATGCAGCAAACAATCAATATGTACCATTTcaaattacatataaaaatactgaTGAACCTGTAGGTTCATTTATTCCTGTAGATCCTAAAATTACTCCTTGCAATAAAGCATTAAAT AAAAATACTCCAGCATGCAGTTGTGTAGACTGCGAAGCCAGTTGCCCAGTACCACCATCACCACCTCCCTTGCCAACACCTTTCACCATTTTTGGCTACGATGGCTATGCTGTAATGATGATCATTACTTTTGTGTGTGGTTCAGCTCTTTTCATCTTATCCATTGTATGCTTCAATAATAGAAAACAAATTG TTGCACGAGGTGAGGAAGTAGGAAGGCAGGTGGGTAGACGCCTAGCCGCAGGGTTACACCACCCAGGAGATGGTGCTCGTATTGCTCTCGCCGCAGACCAGGAAGACAGCCCACTTCAATCTAAACGTTCCA ATGATTTGCCGAGCGGATTCGACGATGAAGAACAATCAACATTCATCGAAAGATTAGGTGCAGGCACTGACAAACTGTTAGCAGAATTCTTTTGTTGGTGGGGTACAG cATGCGCGTCACGACCGTGGTTTGTCCTTTTTGTTGGTTTCTTATTTATCATTAGTTTGGGAcatggaataaaatatatacatgttaCCACTGATCCAGTTGAATTATGGGCTGCTCCACAATCTCGATCACgaattgaaaaagaatatttcgatCAACATTTTGAACCATTCTATAGAACtgaacaaataattataacatcAATTGGTTTGCCGAAC attGTACATAATACATCCAATGGTCCAGTTATCTTTGGTCCTGTATTTAATGATACCTTTCTCAAAACTATCTACAAATTacaagaagaaataaagaagataataaCTCCAAATAATTATACCTTAGCAAACATATGTTTTGCTCCATTAACCAGTCCATTTACGGGACCACCAACAGTATCACAATGTGTCATTCAAAGTATTTGGGGATATTGGCAAGACAGTGTAGAAACTTTTGATTACACTACTGTAGATGATGATAATTTTACAGTAAATTATTTAGATCACTTCAGAGTTTGTTCGCA AAACGCATATAATCCTGAATGTCTGGCACCTTATGGTGGTCCCGTGGAACCAGCAATCGCAGTTGGGGGATTTCTATCACCAGGTCAAGATCTCCAGAATCCTTCATATGAGAAAGCCACAGCAGTAATTTTATCTATACtagtaaataattatcataataaatCCAAGTTACATCCAGCAATGGAATGGGAGATGAG TTACgtcaaatttatgaaaaattggaTAGCAACAAAGAAACCAGCATTTATGGATATTGCTTTTACTTCAGAACGTTCAATAGAGGATGAATTAAATCGTGAATCTCAATCAGATGTTTTAACTATTCTTGtctcatatattattatgtttgcATATATTGCGATTTCTCTTGGGCAGTTAAAAAATTGCAGTCGACTTTTG atCGATTCTAAAATTACACTTGGCCTTGGTGGTGTACTTTTGGTATTGGCCTCTGTTGTTTGTTCTGTTGGTTTATTTGGTTTTGTTGGCATTCCGGCTACGCTGATTATTATTGAAGTCATACCATTCCTTGTCCTTGCTGTTGGAGTAGACAATATTTTCATACTTGTCCAAACACATCAAAGGGAAAGTCGTCGTCCTAATGAATCAATACCTGAACATATCGGTCGTATTCTCGGTCAAGTGGGACCAAGTATGTTGCTTACCAGTGTGTCGGAAAGTTGTTGTTTCTTCCTtg GTGGATTATCTGATATGCCTGCCGTTAAAGCTTTTGCTCTATATGCCGGTATGGCATTATTGGTAGATTTTGTGCTACAAGTAACCTGTTTTGTTAGCTTATTAGCATTAGATACTGTTCGTCAAGCA aacAACAAACTTGATGTATGTTGTTTTATTCGTGGATCGAAGAAAGACGACGGGGAGGAAGTAGTAAACGGAATTTTGTATAAACTTTTCAAAGTTGTGTATGTTCCACTATTGTTGAAAAAATGGGTGCGTGCATTTGTTATGATAGTATTTTTTGGATGGATTTGTTCAAGCATTGCGGTTGTTCCGCACATTGAAATTGGTCTAGATCAGGAACTTTCTATGCCTGAAGACAGTTTtgtcttgaaatatttcaaa tttttaaataattacttatCTATTGGACCACCAATGTACTTTGTTGTAAAAGaaggattaaattattctaaCAAAGATATACAGAATCTTGTATGTGGCGGTCAATATTGTAATAACGATTCGGTATCGACTCAAATATTTATAGCATCAAAACAATCAAATAG GACATACATAGCAAAACCTGCATCATCGTGGCTAGATGATTATATCGACTGGTCTCAATTGTCGATGTgttgcaaatattttgtttcaaatgATTCTTTCTGTCCACATACAg GATCTAGTAAATATTGCTCTTCGTGTAATATCACCTCAAATAATATTGGAAGACCTATACCAACGGACTTTGAACGATATGTATCATTTTTCTTGCAAGATAATCCCGATGAAATGTGCGCTAAAGCAGGTCATGCTGCTTATGGTCGCGGTGTTAATTATGTTACTGACCTTGAAACAGGTCTGTCGAAAGTCGGGGCGTCCTATTTTATGGCTTACCATACTATATTAAAAACATCTGCCGATTATTACGAATCGATGAGAGCTGCAAGAGCTATATCAGCAAATATAACAGAGAcgattaacaattatttaagaaGTATCGGTGACAGTTCAACTGTTGACGTGTTTCCGTACagcatattttatgttttttacgAGCAGTACTTAACAATGTGGCCGgacacgttatatagtataggGATATCCTTAATTGCTATTTTTGTGGTAACTTTCCTTTTGATGGGTTTGGACATATTTTCCTCTGTTATTGTTGTAATTACCATTATGATGATTGTGGTCAATATTGGTGGTTTAATGTATTGGTGGCGCATAACATTAAACGCAGTATCCCTCGTTAACCTTGTTATG GCTGTTGGAATTGCCGTTGAATTTTGTAGTCATTTGGTACATTCCTTCTCAGTATCGGTAAAAACAACACGCGTTGAAAGGGTTGCTGATGCATTAACGAATATGGGAAGTTCAATTTTTAGCGGTATCACTCTTACGAAATTTGGTGGAATTATAGTACTCGGTTTTGCTAGGAGTCAAATCTTTAAG GTATTCTACTTCAGAATGTACCTGGGTATTGTATTGTTTGGGGCTGCACATGGTCTAATATTCCTGCCAGTATTATTAAGTTACATTG GCGTGATGTCGCGCCGAGGGCGTAGAAAAGCCCACGAATGTGCCAGCAGGGCTAGA